From one Neovison vison isolate M4711 chromosome 1, ASM_NN_V1, whole genome shotgun sequence genomic stretch:
- the SMIM23 gene encoding small integral membrane protein 23 — MVIQQVGSRRQVAAELFERRRGSRCEDKKQTLLALLILVLYMGTGISGRSWEISERIRECNYPQNPVASQGLEYQTNESTEEPIKVIRTWLKENLHVFLEKLEKEVRELEQLVRDLEEWLDALLGEGHLEDPCTNFKNHL; from the exons ATGGTGATCCAACAGGTGGGCAGCAGGAGGCAAGTGGCAGCTGAGCTGTTTGAAAGGAGAAGGGGTAGTCGCTGTGAGGACAAGAAACAG ACACTGTTGGCGTTGCTGATCTTGGTGCTGTACATGGGCACAGGAATATCAG GAAGAAGTTGGGAGATatcagaaaggatcagagaatgTAACTATCCCCAGAATCCTGTGGCTTCCCAG GGACTTGAATACCAGACCAATGAATCCACAGAAGAGCCAATAAAGGTCATCAGGACCTGGCTGAAGGAAAATTTGCACGTTTTCTTGGAGAAGCTAGAGAAAGAGGTGCGAGAGCTGGAGCAGCTGGTCCGGGACCTGGAGGAGTGGTTAGATGCTCTTCTGGGAGAAGGGCACCTGGAGGATCCCTGCACCAACTTCAAAAATCACCTGTGA